A single region of the Lysinibacillus sp. B2A1 genome encodes:
- a CDS encoding Na+/H+ antiporter subunit E, producing the protein MAFQIILNFVLAFVWMFLSSNYTVTGFIVGFLLGILLLIMMRRFFTTRLYVYRIWAIIKLTLLFLKELVLANIQVLQVVLKPKLDMQPAFFAYPTVLKQEWEITLLSSLITLTPGTVVVHVSDDAKTLYVHAIDISDVDEAIAAIRDSFEKAILEVSKS; encoded by the coding sequence ATGGCATTTCAAATTATTTTAAATTTTGTACTTGCCTTCGTCTGGATGTTCCTTTCTTCAAATTACACAGTAACGGGCTTTATTGTTGGTTTCCTTCTTGGTATTCTACTGCTTATTATGATGCGGAGATTTTTTACAACACGTCTCTATGTCTACCGTATTTGGGCAATTATTAAACTGACTTTACTGTTTTTAAAGGAATTAGTATTGGCAAATATACAAGTTCTTCAAGTAGTATTAAAGCCTAAATTGGATATGCAACCAGCATTCTTTGCTTATCCTACTGTTCTAAAGCAAGAATGGGAAATTACCCTATTATCAAGTCTTATTACCTTAACACCAGGTACAGTAGTTGTTCATGTATCTGATGATGCGAAAACATTATATGTACATGCAATCGATATTAGTGATGTCGATGAAGCAATTGCAGCAATTCGAGATTCTTTTGAGAAAGCGATATTGGAGGTGAGTAAATCATGA
- a CDS encoding Na(+)/H(+) antiporter subunit F (subunit F of antiporter complex involved in resistance to high concentrations of Na+, K+, Li+ and/or alkali), protein MTTFIIAAIVVICLSMVAVIYRMVKGPSASDRVVALDSLGVSLISLIGLFSILVETSFFLEIILLLAILSFIGTVAFSKFIEKGDIIKRDNSR, encoded by the coding sequence ATGACAACGTTTATTATAGCTGCGATTGTAGTGATTTGCTTATCAATGGTAGCCGTTATTTATCGAATGGTTAAAGGTCCTTCTGCATCCGACCGCGTTGTCGCTTTGGATTCATTAGGTGTGTCCCTCATTTCGTTAATTGGGTTATTCTCCATATTAGTGGAGACAAGCTTCTTCCTTGAGATTATATTATTGTTAGCGATTTTATCATTTATCGGTACAGTAGCTTTCTCTAAATTTATTGAGAAAGGAGATATTATTAAACGTGACAATTCTCGCTAA
- a CDS encoding Na+/H+ antiporter subunit G, with the protein MTILANSLVIFFISVGVLFIVVTAIGLIRLPDLYTRAHAASKSATLGVMCILIGVFFHFWLIEDHFNPRILLGILFLFITGPVGGHIMTRSSYIAGVKPWKGTVRDELGPEIERMKKEQGLK; encoded by the coding sequence GTGACAATTCTCGCTAATAGTTTAGTTATCTTTTTTATTTCTGTCGGGGTGCTATTTATTGTCGTGACAGCCATTGGTCTTATTCGCTTACCTGATTTGTACACTCGGGCTCACGCTGCCTCAAAGAGTGCAACATTAGGTGTCATGTGTATACTGATTGGCGTATTCTTTCACTTTTGGCTGATCGAGGACCACTTTAATCCCCGTATTTTGCTCGGCATTTTGTTTCTATTTATCACTGGACCTGTAGGAGGTCATATTATGACTCGCTCCTCGTACATCGCTGGTGTAAAGCCCTGGAAAGGCACTGTCCGCGATGAGCTTGGACCAGAAATTGAACGCATGAAAAAGGAACAAGGCT